From one Magnetofaba australis IT-1 genomic stretch:
- the gatC gene encoding Asp-tRNA(Asn)/Glu-tRNA(Gln) amidotransferase subunit GatC: MSITEETVRKVATLARLQISDEETALYTEQISRILDTMEQLNALPTDGVEPMAHAVEMAIPERADVVTNDNKREAILSNAPDAADGCFRVPKIIE; this comes from the coding sequence ATGTCCATTACCGAAGAAACCGTGCGCAAGGTCGCCACACTGGCGCGTCTGCAGATCTCGGACGAAGAGACCGCGCTCTACACCGAGCAGATCTCCCGCATTCTCGACACCATGGAACAACTCAATGCGCTGCCCACCGATGGCGTGGAGCCCATGGCCCATGCGGTGGAGATGGCGATTCCTGAGCGCGCCGACGTGGTCACCAACGACAATAAGCGCGAAGCGATCCTGAGCAACGCCCCGGACGCCGCCGATGGCTGCTTCCGCGTGCCCAAGATCATCGAATAA
- the gatA gene encoding Asp-tRNA(Asn)/Glu-tRNA(Gln) amidotransferase subunit GatA → MTDLTLRQIADKLAAKEISARELTDAYLARIEQDNGRLNAYVTVDADGARAAADAADARIAAGDATPLTGAPIAHKDLFCTQGLRTTCCSNILKEYIPPYDATVTRKLKEAGAVILGKSNMDEFAMGSSNETSCFGAARNPWDTERTPGGSSGGSAAAVSGALAAAATGTDTGGSIRQPSALTNLTGLKATYGRISRFGMIAFASSLDQAGPMARSAEDAAILLQAMAGHDPADSTSINAPVPDYSAALTGDVKGLKIGIPAEYFGEGLEAETRAAVEQAQAVYKQLGAELVPVSLPNTDYAIPTYYILAPAECSANLSRYDGVKYGHRCEDPQDLTDLYSRTRAEGFGAEVKRRIMLGTYALSSGYYDAYYRKAQKARRLISNEFAEAFKQCDVMLTPTSPSTAFKFGEKINDPVQMYLTDIFTINVNLAGLPGMSLPCGFDSQGLPIGMQLIGKALDEATLLNTAHAYQQATDWHTKRPG, encoded by the coding sequence CTGACCGACCTGACCCTGCGGCAGATCGCCGATAAACTCGCCGCCAAAGAGATCTCCGCGCGGGAGTTGACCGACGCCTATCTGGCCCGCATCGAACAAGACAATGGCCGCCTCAACGCTTATGTAACCGTGGACGCCGATGGTGCCCGCGCCGCTGCCGACGCCGCTGATGCGCGCATCGCCGCAGGCGACGCCACGCCGCTCACCGGCGCGCCCATCGCCCACAAGGATCTGTTCTGCACCCAGGGGCTGCGCACCACCTGCTGCTCCAACATCCTCAAAGAGTACATCCCGCCCTACGACGCCACCGTTACGCGCAAGCTCAAAGAGGCGGGCGCGGTGATCCTGGGCAAGAGCAACATGGACGAATTCGCCATGGGCTCCTCCAACGAGACCAGTTGCTTTGGCGCGGCGCGCAATCCGTGGGATACCGAGCGCACCCCCGGCGGCTCTTCCGGCGGCTCGGCGGCGGCGGTCTCCGGCGCGCTGGCGGCGGCGGCCACCGGCACCGATACTGGCGGCTCCATCCGTCAGCCCTCAGCGCTGACCAATCTCACCGGATTGAAGGCCACCTACGGGCGCATTTCGCGCTTTGGCATGATCGCCTTCGCCTCATCGCTGGATCAGGCGGGCCCCATGGCGCGCTCGGCGGAGGATGCGGCGATTCTCCTGCAAGCCATGGCCGGTCATGACCCGGCGGACTCCACCAGCATCAACGCCCCGGTTCCCGACTACAGCGCCGCCCTCACCGGCGACGTCAAAGGGCTGAAGATCGGCATCCCCGCCGAGTACTTTGGCGAAGGGCTGGAAGCAGAGACCCGCGCGGCGGTGGAGCAGGCGCAAGCGGTTTACAAGCAGTTGGGCGCGGAGTTGGTCCCGGTGTCGCTGCCCAACACCGACTACGCCATCCCCACCTACTATATCCTGGCCCCGGCGGAGTGCTCGGCCAACCTGTCGCGCTACGACGGCGTCAAGTACGGCCATCGTTGCGAAGATCCGCAGGATTTGACCGACCTCTACTCGCGCACCCGCGCCGAGGGCTTCGGCGCCGAGGTCAAACGCCGCATCATGCTGGGCACCTACGCGCTCTCTTCGGGTTACTACGACGCCTACTATCGTAAGGCGCAGAAGGCGCGGCGTCTGATCAGCAATGAGTTCGCCGAAGCGTTCAAGCAGTGCGACGTGATGCTTACGCCCACCTCGCCCAGCACCGCGTTCAAGTTTGGCGAGAAGATCAATGATCCGGTGCAGATGTACCTGACCGACATCTTCACCATCAACGTCAATCTGGCGGGTCTGCCGGGGATGTCGTTGCCGTGCGGTTTCGACAGCCAGGGGCTGCCCATCGGCATGCAGTTGATTGGCAAGGCGCTGGACGAAGCGACGCTGCTGAACACAGCCCACGCTTACCAGCAGGCCACCGACTGGCATACCAAGCGCCCAGGTTAA